TCCGACTTGCATGTGTTAAGCACGCCGCCAGCGTTCGTCCTGAGCCAGGATCAAACTCTCCTAGCAATTCTTTAAACTCAAAGGCGTTTTGCTGTCCATTGCGCCGTATTCAGTTGGCATGGTGCCCGTCGCCATCGGCGACAGGGGGTAGTCTATCACGAGTTCCACGATCGCGCAAGCCCCCCTGGCAAAATTTTTTTGTCCCCCTAAGGTGCTATAATCTCCCATATCCATACAGACCTTTTTAATCGACAAAGGAGGCGCCATGAATCTTTTCTTTAACGCTAAACGTCAGGGAGGCATCGTAAAGTTCCTCCTATCAATCCTTCTCCTGTTGGCCCTTTTGGGTGCCGCGGCCGCCTCGGTGGGGCTAACCTTCTTCCTTAGGGAGGTTTCATCGCAACTGCCAACCACCGAGGAAATCCTCTCCAAACAGCCAAGCCAGGCCACCACCATCCTGGACAGAAACGGCAGGGTCATCGCCAAACTCTACGAGGAAGACAGGACCATAGTCCCCCTGGACAGGGTCTCCCCGTGGTTCATCAAGGCGGTGCTCGCCGCGGAGGACAGCGAGTTCTACGAACACCAAGGACTCAGCCCCTCCAGCATAGTCCGAGCCATGCTAGTGGATCTTCTCCACAAAAAGGCAAGACAAGGGGGAAGCACCATAACCCAGCAGCTTGCCAGGAACATGTTCTTATCCCACGAGAAAAAACTCTCCAGGAAAATAAAGGAAGCGGTCCTCTCCTTACGGCTGGAGAGGGTTTACACCAAAGACCAAATCCTCGAGATGTACGTCAACACCATATACATGGGGCACGGCACCTATGGCATAGGCTCCGCCGCCCAGGTTTACTTCGGAAAGTCCCCATCAGATCTTACCCTGTCGGAAGCATCGGCTCTGGCGGGGCTCATAGCCGCCCCGGAGTACTACTCCCCAATCAAGAACCCCTCCGCATCAAAGGTTCGGCAAAGGTACGTGCTGAACCGAATGCTGGAGCTAGGATGGATAACGGCGGAACAGTACAAGACCGCAGAATCGGCTCCGTTGCACCTTAAGGGGCGCAGGTCTTCCTCTTCATTCCAACAGGAGGCCCCTTATTTCGTATCCTATATCCTCTTCAAGAACCTGCTCCCCACTTACGGAACCGCCACCATATACAGAGGGGGGCTCACCATTCAAACCACCCTGGACCTTGACATCCAGCGGTCAGCCGAGAGGGCCTTCGCAAAGCTTAGGACAGAAGGGGCGCTGATAGCCCTTAACCCGGATACTGGGGAGATCCTGGCAATGGTGGGGGGGCATAACTTCGAAAAGAGCAAGTTCAACAGGGCGGTACAGGCCTTCAGGCAGCCGGGATCGGCCTTCAAACCCATAGTCTATACCGCCGCCATGGAAAACGGTTACAGGCCCGTGGATCACCTACTGGATGCCCCGTTATCCTTCCCAAACGGCTGGGCGCCTAAAAACTACGACGGAAGCTACGACGGAGAGGTCTCCATAATCGACGCCCTGGCGAGATCCCTCAACACCCCGGCCGTAAGGCTTGCACAGGTGGTAGGCATAAAAACCATAAAGGATACCGCAAGAGCCATGGGCATAACCTCTCCCTACCTGCCCGACGACCTGTCCATCGCCCTGGGATCCACCAGCGTTACCCCCCTTGAGATGGCTTCCGCCTTCTCCTGCTTCGCCAACGGCGGCTACCGGATAACCCCCTTCGCCATAAAGGAGATAAGAACTCCTTCCGGAGAGGTGTTGGAGAAGAACGGGCCGCAGCTCGAAAGGGCCATATCCCCGGAATCGGCGTTGGAGATGAGGACATTGCTGGAACAGGTAGTTCTTTGGGGAACGGGAAGATCCGCGTCGGTACCGGGCTACCAGGTTTTCGGCAAGACAGGCACCACCAACGATTGGGGGGACGCCTGGTTCGTTGGGGGAGTGCCGGGTCTTGTGGCAACGGTTTACGCCGGCAACGACAACCACAAATCCCTGGGCCCCAAGGCCACAGGCGGCAAGGTGGCAGCCCCCATATGGAAGGAGTTCGTCCAAGGGGTCGTAAGGGCACGCAAACTGCCCCAAAGGTTCCAGGTTCCCTCTGGGGTTAATGTAGAATTTGTTAAGCTTTGCAAAAAAACCGGCTTCCTGGCCTCCCCATCCTGCCCGTCCGCTTACCTGGCCATAAAGTCCGGGCAGTCCCCGACCGCTCAATGCCCCCTTCACGGCGGAAGCCTGAGCGCCGCAAACTCGGACCCCAACGCGCCTCAGTTGCTCCTGTCTCCAACAGACGACGATTACACCGCCTCCAGATACGCCATGCGGTACGGTACACCGCCTGCAACACCCGCTACCTCCAGCATCGGGCCCAACCCGGCTCCAGTTCCAACAAAAGTTCAAAAGCCCCAGACCACCACCGCACCGGCCCCCAATCCATCCTTCAACCCCTACAAGGTGGACCCAAGCCCGTCTAACGAGGTAGAAAAAAAGTACGAAAACCTGCTCAAAAAATACAACATAAGCGACTAATGCCGGTTTTAAAATCCAGAAGGAGGGGGCCATCCCCCTCCTTCTCCTTTGCAAAACACGGCAAATTAAAGCAAAAAACCTGCCATCCCATTACCCGCTACAGCCGTTTCAACCCCTTATTTCACATCTATCTGCTGCCATATTCAGCAAGTCATCCCCGAAGTACAACCTCAAATCCTTAACCGGGGGCATGTCCCTCAAATCGTCTTCACCGTCACCCAAGCAAGCCTTAAACTTCAAATAACCTCCAAACTAACCCCCCACGGATTGGGCACCGCTATGCGCTGAAAGCACAAAAGGGCATAGCGATCCGTCATGCCAGATATGTGGTCGATTATCCTCTGGGTATCCCAATCAGCCCTGCTTCTCTCAAAATGCTGAAAAAGAGACCGTATGAGATGCTCCACCTTAGGCTCCTCCTCAATTACCCGCCTGGATCTATAGAGCTTCTCGTTCAGGAACACCCTTAACTCTTCCATTACGGCCATCATGTCGCTGCTAAAAGCTATTCTGTCCTTTCTGTCCTTGCTTTGGCGTATCACATCCTCCACCATCGCCCCGATTCTCTTGGAAGCCTTGACACCCAACCGGGCAACGCCGGACGGCAGTTCCTCGGGCCTTACAAAACCAGCCCTTATGGCGTCATCGAGATCGTGGTTAAGGTAAGCTATGGAATCTGATACCCTCACAACCCAAGCCTCCATGCTGGAAGGATCATCCAGGTCAAAACCCTTGGAAACGTCCACCTGCCCCTTGGAGTGTTGGAGTATCCCCATCCGTACCTCCCAGGTGAGGTTTAATCCCTTGCCATCCCTCTCCAGGTGATCCACCACCCTGAGACTCTGAGGGGCATGATGAAATCCACCAAGTCCCCTTTCCTGGCTAAGCCTGTTTAAGACCCGCTCCCCCATATGACCAAAGGGAGTGTGCCCTAGATCGTGCCCCAACGCTATGGCCTCCGTAAGGTCCTCGTTCAAGAAGAGGGCCCTGGAGATGGTCCTTGCCACTTGAGCCACCTCCAACGTGTGGGTAAGACGGGTCCTTATGTGATCCCCCTCGGGAAGCAAAAGCACCTGGGTCTTGTGCTTCAAGCGCCTAAACGCCTTAGAGTGGATTATCCTGTCCCGATCCCTCTGGAAACAGGTTCGAAAACCACAAGGTTCCTCCTCCACCTCCCTACCCTTGGACCTGGACGCAAGGCACGCCTTTGGAGAGAGGGTTTCCTCCTCCCGGCGCTCCAAAATCCTCCTCACATCCAAAAAATCACCTCCCATGCAAATGCACAAACGGGGCGGAAGGATAAACCCATCCGCCCCCGCTTCGTTTTCGATGACTTGGACTAGCAAAACACGTCTGCTGCCAAAGGCGCAAAAGCCGGCAACGCCGCTAAACCACTGAAGAAAACTAGTCTATGAGCCCCATCGCCGCATGGGCTGCGGCCAACCTTGCCACCGGCACACGGAACGGAGAACAGCTGACGTACTTAAGCCCCAGACGATGACAGAAGGCAATGCTCTTGGGATTGCCCCCGTGCTCGCCGCATATGCCTATCTGAATGTCCTTCCTCTGGGCCCGCCCTTCCGATACCGCTATCTCCAGAAGTCGGCCAACTCCGGAGCGATCAAGGACGTGGAAGGGGTTATCCCCTAAAACGTGCATCCTCACGTACTCCGCCAGGAACTTGCCCTCCGCGTCATCCCTGGAATAGCCGAAGGTGGTCTGGGTAAGGTCGTTGGTGCCAAAGCTGAAGAACTCGGCCTCCTTGGCCAACTCTCCGGCAATGAGGGCCGCCCTGGGAACCTCTATCATGGTACCCACCATGTATGGGATCTTCCGCCCCAGCTCGGCCTCAAACCGCTGAGCTATCCGGTCAACCATCTCCCTAAGGCGGCGCATCTCCTCATAGGTCCCCACCAGGGGCATCATTATATCCGGATACACCTCCACCCCCTGCCGCATAAGATCCACCGCCGCCTCGAAGATGGCCTCCACCTGCATCTCATATATCTCCGGGTATATTATCCCCAAGCGACAACCCCTGAATCCCAACATGGGGTTCGCCTCCTTCAAGCTCTCCGCCTTATGAATGAGCGCCCTGATCTTGCAAGCCTCGGTAGAATCTCCCTTGCCATCGGCGATCAACTCATTAAGGCGTTCGGTCATCTCCGGAACCTTGGGCAGGAACTCGTGAAGGGGAGGATCCAGAAGCCGCACCGTAACCGGCAACCCCTCCATGGCCTTGAATATACCCACGAAGTCCTCCCGCTGCATCGCCTTAAGCTTACCTAAGGCCTCCAGACGCTCTTCCCGCTCCGTGGAGGCCACCATCTCCTGCATCACCGGCAAACGGTCCGCCTGCATGAACATGTGCTCGGTTCTGCAAAGCCCTATGCCCTTGGCCCCAAAACCCCTGGCCCTCTCCGCATCCTCCGGCGTATCCCCGTTGGCCCACACCTCCAACTTGGACAGCCGATCAGCAAAGTTCAGCAGTTCCTTAAAATCCTCCGTAAAGCTGGGCTGCACCAAGGGCAACGCCCCATGGGCCACCAAACCCCTTGACCCATCTATGGTTATGACCTCATGGCGGCGTATCTCCTTGCCCCCTACCCGCATGACACCCCGGGTCAGATCTATGTCCAAAGCCTCACATCCGGAGACACAGGGCTTGCCAAGTCCTCGGGCCACCACCGCCGCATGGCTGGTCATCCCACCGTGGCTGGTGAGGATACCCCTTGCGGCAAAAAGTCCATGTATGTCATCCGGCGTGGTCTCCGGCCTAACCAGGATAACGTCCTCTCCGTTCTTCCCCATCCGCTCCGCCTCGTCGGCATCAAAGACCACCTTGCCAACCGCGGCCCCTGGGGAAGCGGGAAGGCCCTTGGCTAAGACGTCAAACTTAAGGGACGGGTCCAGCTGGGGGTGCAGAAGCTGCTCCACCTGATCAGGGGTCACCCGCCTTACCGCATCCTCCACGGTAATAAGACCCTCTCTTACCATGTCAACCGCAACCTTAACCGCCGCCTTTGCGGTCCTCTTGCCGTTGCGGGTCTGAAGCAGGTATAGTTTACCCCTCTCCACGGTGAACTCTATATCCTGCATGTCCCTGTAGTGCCTCTCCAGAAGTTCCGTGAGCCTCACCAGCTCCGAGTAAACCTCCGGCATGGCCTCCTTAAGATCAGATATGGGCCTGGGCGTCCTTATGCCGGCCACCACATCCTCCCCCTGTGCGTTAACCAAAAATTCGCCATAGAGCCGCTTCTCGCCCGTAGAGGGATCCCTGGTAAAACATACCCCGGTTCCACAATCGTCGCCGAGGTTCCCGTAAACCATGGAGACCACACACACCGCGGTTCCAAGATCATCGGGAATGTTGTGTATGTTCCTGTATGTCACCGCCCTTGGGGTGTTCCAGCTCTTGAAGACCGCCTCCACAGCCTTCCTAAGCTGCTCCCAAGGATCCCTCGGGAATGACAGCCCCTTGGACTCCACAAGCTTTAAGTACTGCCCCACCAGCTTCTTCAGGGAATCGGCGGTAAGCTGGTGGTCGTAGGAACATCCCTGCTCTCCCTTAGCCCTGGACAGCAGGAATTCAAACTCCCCTATCTCAAGTCCCAAAACCACATCGGAGAACATCTGAATGAACCGCCGGTAGCTGTCCCATGCAAACCTCTCGTCCCCAGATGCCTCCGCCAATGCCTTCACCGTGGTCTCGTTGAGACCTAGGTTCAAGATCGTGTCCATCATTCCAGGCATTGAAACCGGGGCTCCGGAGCGCACGGACACCAGCAGGGGATTGCGGTCTCCGCCAAACGCCTTGCCAGTCCTCTCCTCAAGCCGGGCCACCGCTTCAGACACATGGGGCCATACGGCGTCCATGAGCCCCTTGGGATCCGCCCAGTAGGCCTTGCAGGCCTCGGTGGTTATTATGAACCCCGGGGGAACAGGCAACCCTATGTTCCACATCTGGGCCAGGTTTGCCCCCTTGCCCCCCAACAACCCCTTCATCTCAGCGCTTCCCTGCTCGTACTCGTAAACCCACCTATTGCCAGACATAAGGCAAACCCCCTCGCCTCTCTTATATTCTCTTACGCAAGCCTCAGATAAGGGCTACTTCCCTATGTAATCCAGGATCTCCTGCGCGGTTTCCTCTATGGCCCGGTTGGTCACGTCGAACACCCGGCAACCTATGCGCTTCATTATGGATTTGGCAAATCCAAGCTCCTCCTCCACCCTCTCCCACTGAGCGTAGGACGACACATCCGCGTCAAGGCCCAACACCTTAAGCCTCTCGCGTCTTATTTGAATGAGCTTCTCCGGAGCTATCACCAACCCAACAACTCTCCCCGCAGGAACCTTAAACAGCTCCGCTGGCGGCTCTGCCTCCGGCACAAGAGGAACGTTAGCAGTAGCCACACCCTTGTGGGCAAGGTACATGGACAGCGGGGTCTTGCTGGTCCTGGATACGCCTACCACCACAAGTTCCGCTTGATCCAACATCTCAGGAGACCTCCCGTCGTCACAACGGATGGCAAACTCTATGGCCTTAACCCTGCGGAAGTACTCCTCATCCATCCGCCGAAGCAAGCCAGGGGTCTCCAACGGCTGCCTGTTAAGCCTTTTACCCAATATCTCAAGGATGGGCCCAAGTATGTCAACCACCTCGTTGCCCTGTTCCTGAGCCATCTTCACAAACCACCGGCGAAGGCCATGATCCACAAGGGTACACACCAAGACCGCGCTCCTCTCCTTTGCGGCCCTAAGGACCTCCATGCCTCTCTCCTCATCGCTCACGTAACGGAAACGCACCAGGTTAACCGCGTCCGGTCCAAACTGGCTCACCGCCGCTCTTGCCACATGTTCGGCGGTCTCGCCGGTGAAGTCTGACACCACGTAGAGCTCTACAAGATCAGGGCTCATGAACGCACCTCGCCTTTAAGTTTTGTAAAGTCGCCAATGAGGTCGAACAACCCTTGGGCCTCCTTAAGTATACCAAGCCTGCGGGCCCTTACCGACAGGTCCTGATCCATGACCATGACCCCATCGAAGAACCGGCTAACGGGCCCCTCCAAACGGTGCAGAAGGCGGGCCATCTCCTGCCAATCAAAGGAATCCAACGCCCCCTCCACCTGCGGCCTTACCATCCGGAGCTCCTCCACCAACTCCAGCTCCACCCCGCTAGATCCGCTTAGATCCTCCCCGACCACCTCGTCCTTGGCCTTCACCAGTATGTTCCGAACCCGTATGGCGGCGGTGACCAGATTGGAGAACCATTCCTCACCCTTAAGACCCTCCAAAACCTCGATCAGCTTCAGGGTCTGCAGAGGCCTCCTGCCGATGCAATCCACCGCAAGGCTAACAAGGCCATGGCTGAAATCCCGTTCCTTAAGCTGGATCAAAAGGCGCTGCCGGAAGAAGTCAAGGGCCCTATCCACCACCGAACCGTCGGAGCTAAGTATCTCTCCAGCCTTCCGGAACAAAAGGTCTATGGACACATCCAAGCCCAACCCCCAGATTATCTCGTTTATGCACCG
The window above is part of the Thermanaerothrix sp. genome. Proteins encoded here:
- a CDS encoding penicillin-binding protein 1A, with amino-acid sequence MNLFFNAKRQGGIVKFLLSILLLLALLGAAAASVGLTFFLREVSSQLPTTEEILSKQPSQATTILDRNGRVIAKLYEEDRTIVPLDRVSPWFIKAVLAAEDSEFYEHQGLSPSSIVRAMLVDLLHKKARQGGSTITQQLARNMFLSHEKKLSRKIKEAVLSLRLERVYTKDQILEMYVNTIYMGHGTYGIGSAAQVYFGKSPSDLTLSEASALAGLIAAPEYYSPIKNPSASKVRQRYVLNRMLELGWITAEQYKTAESAPLHLKGRRSSSSFQQEAPYFVSYILFKNLLPTYGTATIYRGGLTIQTTLDLDIQRSAERAFAKLRTEGALIALNPDTGEILAMVGGHNFEKSKFNRAVQAFRQPGSAFKPIVYTAAMENGYRPVDHLLDAPLSFPNGWAPKNYDGSYDGEVSIIDALARSLNTPAVRLAQVVGIKTIKDTARAMGITSPYLPDDLSIALGSTSVTPLEMASAFSCFANGGYRITPFAIKEIRTPSGEVLEKNGPQLERAISPESALEMRTLLEQVVLWGTGRSASVPGYQVFGKTGTTNDWGDAWFVGGVPGLVATVYAGNDNHKSLGPKATGGKVAAPIWKEFVQGVVRARKLPQRFQVPSGVNVEFVKLCKKTGFLASPSCPSAYLAIKSGQSPTAQCPLHGGSLSAANSDPNAPQLLLSPTDDDYTASRYAMRYGTPPATPATSSIGPNPAPVPTKVQKPQTTTAPAPNPSFNPYKVDPSPSNEVEKKYENLLKKYNISD
- a CDS encoding deoxyguanosinetriphosphate triphosphohydrolase, giving the protein MRRILERREEETLSPKACLASRSKGREVEEEPCGFRTCFQRDRDRIIHSKAFRRLKHKTQVLLLPEGDHIRTRLTHTLEVAQVARTISRALFLNEDLTEAIALGHDLGHTPFGHMGERVLNRLSQERGLGGFHHAPQSLRVVDHLERDGKGLNLTWEVRMGILQHSKGQVDVSKGFDLDDPSSMEAWVVRVSDSIAYLNHDLDDAIRAGFVRPEELPSGVARLGVKASKRIGAMVEDVIRQSKDRKDRIAFSSDMMAVMEELRVFLNEKLYRSRRVIEEEPKVEHLIRSLFQHFERSRADWDTQRIIDHISGMTDRYALLCFQRIAVPNPWGVSLEVI
- the ppdK gene encoding pyruvate, phosphate dikinase; the encoded protein is MSGNRWVYEYEQGSAEMKGLLGGKGANLAQMWNIGLPVPPGFIITTEACKAYWADPKGLMDAVWPHVSEAVARLEERTGKAFGGDRNPLLVSVRSGAPVSMPGMMDTILNLGLNETTVKALAEASGDERFAWDSYRRFIQMFSDVVLGLEIGEFEFLLSRAKGEQGCSYDHQLTADSLKKLVGQYLKLVESKGLSFPRDPWEQLRKAVEAVFKSWNTPRAVTYRNIHNIPDDLGTAVCVVSMVYGNLGDDCGTGVCFTRDPSTGEKRLYGEFLVNAQGEDVVAGIRTPRPISDLKEAMPEVYSELVRLTELLERHYRDMQDIEFTVERGKLYLLQTRNGKRTAKAAVKVAVDMVREGLITVEDAVRRVTPDQVEQLLHPQLDPSLKFDVLAKGLPASPGAAVGKVVFDADEAERMGKNGEDVILVRPETTPDDIHGLFAARGILTSHGGMTSHAAVVARGLGKPCVSGCEALDIDLTRGVMRVGGKEIRRHEVITIDGSRGLVAHGALPLVQPSFTEDFKELLNFADRLSKLEVWANGDTPEDAERARGFGAKGIGLCRTEHMFMQADRLPVMQEMVASTEREERLEALGKLKAMQREDFVGIFKAMEGLPVTVRLLDPPLHEFLPKVPEMTERLNELIADGKGDSTEACKIRALIHKAESLKEANPMLGFRGCRLGIIYPEIYEMQVEAIFEAAVDLMRQGVEVYPDIMMPLVGTYEEMRRLREMVDRIAQRFEAELGRKIPYMVGTMIEVPRAALIAGELAKEAEFFSFGTNDLTQTTFGYSRDDAEGKFLAEYVRMHVLGDNPFHVLDRSGVGRLLEIAVSEGRAQRKDIQIGICGEHGGNPKSIAFCHRLGLKYVSCSPFRVPVARLAAAHAAMGLID
- a CDS encoding kinase/pyrophosphorylase, which codes for MSPDLVELYVVSDFTGETAEHVARAAVSQFGPDAVNLVRFRYVSDEERGMEVLRAAKERSAVLVCTLVDHGLRRWFVKMAQEQGNEVVDILGPILEILGKRLNRQPLETPGLLRRMDEEYFRRVKAIEFAIRCDDGRSPEMLDQAELVVVGVSRTSKTPLSMYLAHKGVATANVPLVPEAEPPAELFKVPAGRVVGLVIAPEKLIQIRRERLKVLGLDADVSSYAQWERVEEELGFAKSIMKRIGCRVFDVTNRAIEETAQEILDYIGK